TCGTCGTCCGGAATTGTTCACGGACATGCAGGAGCAACCCCTGCATCATGTAGCGGGTCTGAGAATCGAGGGAGCCGAAGGGCTCATCCATCAGCATCACCTTGGGATTGCTGGCCAGGATACGGGCAATGCCCACCCGCTGCTGCATCCCTCCGGAGAGCTCCTTAGGATACTTCCTCTCAAACCCACTCAGTCCCACCAGCTTGATGTACTGCTCGGCTATCTCCCTCCGCGTAGTCTTATCCATCCCTCGCATCTTCAGCCCAAATTCGACGTTCCCCAGGACAGAGAGCCAAGGAAAAAGGACGTATTGTTGGAAGACCACCCCCCGATCGGCCCCGGGCGTGGTCACCGCCTGGCCATCGATGTCGACGAAGCCGGCTGCCGCCGGAACGAAGCCGGCAATGACGTTCAAGACAGTGGACTTCCCACAGCCTGAGGGCCCCAGGAGACAGACGAGCTCCCCTGGCTCCGCCTCCAGATCAAAATCTTGTACGGCGTGTACCGTGCCCCGCCCGGTTTCATAGATAACATTCAACCCCTTGATAACGATCTTGCCTTGCGCTGCGCTGGTTCTCTCCATGACGATCACTCCCCTCTGGATTCACCTCGTCTCCTACTTGGACCAGAACAGCAACTTAGAAGAGACGAAGTTGAAGATGGCATCGGCCGTAGCCCCCAGGATGCCCAACATCAAAAGCCCGACAAGCATCCGATCGGCGCGGAAGATCAGGTGCGATTCCTCGATGCGGAACCCCAATCCGGCCGAAGCACCAGTCATCTCGGCCGCAACCAGAACGATGAACGAGACGGCGATGCCCAGCCGTAGCCCGGCGACGACGAAGGGCAGGGCCGCCGGCAGCACCACCTCCAGGAATAACTGCCTATCTTTCGCCCCAAGACATTTGGCCGCCCGGATATAGTTGATATCTACCGCTCCCACCCCAACGTGTGTGTTCAACCAAACGGGGAAGAATACACCATAGGTGATCAGAAAGAGCTTCGGCGACTCCCCAAGACCGAACCAGAGGATGGCTAAGGGAACGAAAGCGATGGAGGGTATGGGACGGAAGAGTTGGATGATAGGCTCAAATAGCTGCCGCAGTAGTTGTACCCGCCCGGTAAGCAGTCCCATAGCGATGCCGATGAGTGAGCCAAGGGCAAAACCGCCCAGGGAGCGCTTAAGACTGGCGGCCAGGTCCTGCACAAGCATGCGGGTTTGAACCATAGAAATAGCCTCAGCTACCACCACGGTGGGTGGTGGTACGAAGTTGGGATCCAGAAGCCTGAGCCTGGCCGCCATCTCCCAGACGAATAGAAAGAGAAGTATGGAACTGATGCCAGCCAGGCCACCCGTAGGCTTCACCCTTTGCAGCCATCCCCCCCTTTTGGAAGCAGCCAGTAACATAGAACCGGCCTCATTTAGGGCACCTTCCGTTTTCGATATCTCCACCTCGACACCCCCTTATCTAGACATCCTCAACTAGCGCAGGGCTACACCTTCGCCCTATCACCCCCCAAGGATGACCTTCAGGCCGCTTAAGATACCGACCATCCCCGTGCCAATGACCAGGGCGAAGACCAAGCCCTGAAATAGGCCACCTTGAATATACTTGGATAACTTGACACTGGCCAGAAAGCCAACGACCACAGCCGGGGTGAACAACATAGCATTTTGCAGGACATGTCCATTCAGGGCTCCCAGAGGGGACAGCATCCCTATCGCCACCAGGTTTGAAAGGAGGAAAAAGGCCACCAGCGTGGTACGGAACTTCTCCTTGTCATAGCGTTGGTTTGTAAAGTAGAGAGCTACGGGGGGGCCGCTCATGGCGGTGCTGCTGTTCATAGCACCACTGATAAATCCCACAACGGCAGAGGCGAGGGTCTCATTCTTGACCGTCCTCGTGTAGCCAAATATCAGCGGAAGAGAGGAGAGCACCACAGACGTTCCAATCAATATTTTCAATAGTGGGGCACTCATTACTACTAAGAGGTAAGCCCCCAGTGGCGTTCCTACAACACTGGCGATGGACAGGGGCACGATTCGACTAATGTCCAAATAGTGCCTTCCCTGCCAGATGATGAACACGTCCAGCAATGAGCCCAAGAGAAGCACTAACATAACCGTGCTTCTCGGTTCGAAGAACAGGAGGAGAATGGGGGCGCTCACCAGGGCAAAGCCGAAACCGGTCGAGCCCTGCGTGAGTGCGGCAAAAAGGATCCCCCCAAAGGCTAGAAGAGGTAGTTGCTGGGCTAAGAGCTGTCCCATTCAATCTCCTAAGATGGTCTACTGAGCAAGTTAGGGCTGTCGAAATCCAGGACGGTGGCTGGTCTTTTCCTTTTCAACCTCATGGCGTACCTTATTCGATCTCCTCGATAATGTAGCTCCTCATACTCAAGCACTGACGAATCCACCGCAAAGACAGTGCGCTGGATGAGCAGGATCGGTGCCCCCACAGGCACCCCCAGTACTTCTGCTGTATGCTTATCGGCGGCCGATGCTTCGATGCAGTAATCGGCCTCTCCCAGGAGGATGCCATATTTATCCTCCAAGAGGCTGAAGATCGGATGGGCGGTGAGGTCATCTTCAGCAATCTGACGCCCTAAGCGGGGTGGGATATAGGTAACGTCAAGAGAAACCGGCTGTCCATTTGCCAGGCGGACACGTTCGATGCGGACAACCTCATCACCCAGAGAAAGATGGAGCTGCTCAGCCACCCCCTTCGTCGCCGGTACAGTCTCGATGCCGATGACCCTGGCCGTTGGTTGAAAACCGAGGGCTACCATGTCCTCAACGAAGCCAGTGAGCCCGCTGAGCTCCTGTTCGATGCGTGGCTGACGGATGAAGGTTCCCTTTCCTCTTTTGCGATAGAGCAGCCCATCTTTGACAAGGTCGTTGATCGCCTGACGTACAGTAGTACGGCTCACACCAAACCTGGTGGTGAGCTCCTGCTCTGTCTCCAGGCGGGCTCCAGGCAGCAGATCACCCTTCTCGATCTGCTGGCGGATGATCTCGCGTACCTGGTAGTAAAGGGGCAAGGGGCTCTCTTCAGAGACTATCTCCGCCATAGATTCCGCTCCTTGTGGCATCCATCATTCGAGTTATCTTTCCCAGCTGGTACGCTATCGGCCTAAACGCCCACTAATAATTAGTAGTAATGTAGTTACATTATACCATATTTGTCAAGAGATTCCGCATGAAGGTGAATAGCAAGTGGCCAGGGGCAGAACCCTCCGTAGGTCTTTGGAGATGTGCCTCCCTCGTAGCAGGAGCCCCAAAGGCT
This genomic stretch from Chloroflexota bacterium harbors:
- a CDS encoding ABC transporter permease; the encoded protein is MEISKTEGALNEAGSMLLAASKRGGWLQRVKPTGGLAGISSILLFLFVWEMAARLRLLDPNFVPPPTVVVAEAISMVQTRMLVQDLAASLKRSLGGFALGSLIGIAMGLLTGRVQLLRQLFEPIIQLFRPIPSIAFVPLAILWFGLGESPKLFLITYGVFFPVWLNTHVGVGAVDINYIRAAKCLGAKDRQLFLEVVLPAALPFVVAGLRLGIAVSFIVLVAAEMTGASAGLGFRIEESHLIFRADRMLVGLLMLGILGATADAIFNFVSSKLLFWSK
- a CDS encoding GntR family transcriptional regulator; translation: MAEIVSEESPLPLYYQVREIIRQQIEKGDLLPGARLETEQELTTRFGVSRTTVRQAINDLVKDGLLYRKRGKGTFIRQPRIEQELSGLTGFVEDMVALGFQPTARVIGIETVPATKGVAEQLHLSLGDEVVRIERVRLANGQPVSLDVTYIPPRLGRQIAEDDLTAHPIFSLLEDKYGILLGEADYCIEASAADKHTAEVLGVPVGAPILLIQRTVFAVDSSVLEYEELHYRGDRIRYAMRLKRKRPATVLDFDSPNLLSRPS
- a CDS encoding sulfite exporter TauE/SafE family protein → MGQLLAQQLPLLAFGGILFAALTQGSTGFGFALVSAPILLLFFEPRSTVMLVLLLGSLLDVFIIWQGRHYLDISRIVPLSIASVVGTPLGAYLLVVMSAPLLKILIGTSVVLSSLPLIFGYTRTVKNETLASAVVGFISGAMNSSTAMSGPPVALYFTNQRYDKEKFRTTLVAFFLLSNLVAIGMLSPLGALNGHVLQNAMLFTPAVVVGFLASVKLSKYIQGGLFQGLVFALVIGTGMVGILSGLKVILGG
- a CDS encoding ABC transporter ATP-binding protein codes for the protein MERTSAAQGKIVIKGLNVIYETGRGTVHAVQDFDLEAEPGELVCLLGPSGCGKSTVLNVIAGFVPAAAGFVDIDGQAVTTPGADRGVVFQQYVLFPWLSVLGNVEFGLKMRGMDKTTRREIAEQYIKLVGLSGFERKYPKELSGGMQQRVGIARILASNPKVMLMDEPFGSLDSQTRYMMQGLLLHVREQFRTTIVFVTHDIDESILLGDRICLMTARPGRVKQIITNLLPCPRTPEIITSSTYVETKHTILDLIREEILIAFDQEVKAILPQEGRRRPSA